The genomic window GAACTCTGCGATTTGAACCGCAGCATGATGTTGTCGTTGGATATTATCCCCATCCCCACGGATGAAGCGGTACGGGAGGTGGAAAACAGACTGCTTGGGGTGGAAACCAACATCACAAACTGGCAGAGACGGCAAAACCAGAACAATAACTTTTCCGCCGTTGTACCCTACGACATGGAACAGCAACGCAAAGAAAGCAAGGAATTCCTCGACGACCTGACAACCCGCGACCAGCGGATGATGTTTGCGGTACTTACCATGGTGCATGTTGCGGACAGCAAGGAGCAGCTGGACAGCGATACCGAAACCTTGCTGACCACTGCGCGGAAGCATCTCTGCCAGTTTTCCACCCTGACATTCCAACAGATGGACGGATTAAATACGGCACTGCCCTATGGACTAAGGAAAATTGAAGCTATCCGGACGCTAACCACCGAGAGTACGGCGGTGTTTATTCCTTTCCGGGCGCAGGAAATTTCCCACAGCGGCGGCATCTATTATGGCCAAAATGTCATATCCAAGAACATGATAATCGCCAACCGCAAGCAGCTCTTAAACGGCAACAGCTTCATCCTGGGCGTATCCGGTTCCGGCAAGAGCTTTACAGCCAAGCGGGAGATTGTCAACCAGATCCTGTCCAGCGATGACGACATAATACTGATCGACCCGGAGCGAGAATATTCTTCCCTTGTCAAAGCCATGGGCGGTGAGATCATTCATATTTCCGCAACCTCCCCCAACCATATCAATGCTATGGATATGAACCGGGATTACGGGGACGGGGCCAACCCGGTCATCCTGAAGTCCGAATTTGTCCTTTCCTTATGCGAGCAGCTGATCGGCGGTCAAAACCTGGGGGCCAAGCAGAAGTCCCTGATCGACCGCTGCACCGCGAATGTCTACCGAAAGTATCTGCAAAGCAATTTCCAGGCAATTACACCCACCTTGCAGGATTTTCACGCAGAGCTCCTAAAGCAGGACGAACCGGAAGCGCAGGAAATTGCCCTGGCTATTGAGCTGTTCACCAGCGGCAGCCTGAACACTTTCGCCAAACCGACCAATGTGGACGTCAACAACCGCCTGATTTGCTACGACATTCTGGACTTGGGCAAGCAGCTTTTGCCCATCGGTATGCTGGTGGTGCTGGACAGCATCCTGAACCGGATTACCCGGAACCGGGCCAAGGGTAAAAATACTTTCATAATTATTGATGAGATTTACCTGATGTTTCAGCATGAGTATTCGGCCAATTTCCTTTTTACCCTGTGGAAGCGCGTCCGGAAGTACGGGGCGTTCTGCACAGGCATTACCCAAAATGTTGATGATTTGCTGCAGAGCCACACGGCTAGGACCATGCTGGCCAAC from Dehalobacter sp. includes these protein-coding regions:
- a CDS encoding ATP-binding protein is translated as MIKTLQKIMKQDKEQFVIPKGVQQVIPIKAIWPDGIFKVGNKFSKSFRFTDINYAVASKEDKEAMFLSYSELLNALDSGATTKITINNRRLNKTDFESSILIPLKEDGLDEYRGEYNRMLLDKATGANGIVQDKYVTLSVLKKNIEEARNYFSRVGADLITHFSHLGSKCVELDAVDRLRILYDFFRPGEETDFRFDLSETMRKGHDFKDYICPSTFEFEKDHFRMGNKFGRVIFLREYASYIKDSMISELCDLNRSMMLSLDIIPIPTDEAVREVENRLLGVETNITNWQRRQNQNNNFSAVVPYDMEQQRKESKEFLDDLTTRDQRMMFAVLTMVHVADSKEQLDSDTETLLTTARKHLCQFSTLTFQQMDGLNTALPYGLRKIEAIRTLTTESTAVFIPFRAQEISHSGGIYYGQNVISKNMIIANRKQLLNGNSFILGVSGSGKSFTAKREIVNQILSSDDDIILIDPEREYSSLVKAMGGEIIHISATSPNHINAMDMNRDYGDGANPVILKSEFVLSLCEQLIGGQNLGAKQKSLIDRCTANVYRKYLQSNFQAITPTLQDFHAELLKQDEPEAQEIALAIELFTSGSLNTFAKPTNVDVNNRLICYDILDLGKQLLPIGMLVVLDSILNRITRNRAKGKNTFIIIDEIYLMFQHEYSANFLFTLWKRVRKYGAFCTGITQNVDDLLQSHTARTMLANSEFIVMLNQASTDRMELARLLNISDLQLSYITNVDAGNGLIKVGSSLVPFADQFPRNTRLYRLMTTKPGEQAEI